The genomic region AGTATCATTTGTTTCTTTGTCTTCCAGTCTTGTGAATAGCGGTACTTGCCGGTTCCACGGTTTATTCCGGAACTATTCCAAAAGAAACCGTTGCGACAGCATGGCCAGGGTGGGGATCAGGATGAAGACCGCGCCGATCAGCAGACTGATCGCCAGGGCCCCGTTTCTTACCAGCGGCTCGTACTTGGGATGACTGAGGCCGAGGCTCTGGAACATGCTCCAGAAACCATGGCTGAGATGAAGCCCCAGCGCGGCCATGGACAGGATATAGAAGAGTCCGTAGCCGGGCTGGTGCAGGGTCGAGCGGACCAGGTCGGCGATCTCCACCTCTCCGTTGGTGAAGTGAAAATTGGCAAGATGGACCAGCACAAAGACCAGGATGACAAGTCCGGTGTAGGGCATGGTCCGGGCTCCCCAGTGGCCGGCTTGCCGTTTGTAGACGGCATAGCGTTGCGGCCGGGCTCTGAGGTTTTCCAGATAGAGGAGCGCGGCCAGAATGACGTGGACCGCAAACAGCGAAACAAGCATTGCCTCGAACAGCTGGATCAGCGGGCCCAGGCGGTGCAGGTGTTCGGCATAGGAGAGAAAGGCCTGGCGGCCCATGAAGGCGGTGAGATTACCGAGCAGGTGGATCAGTAAAAAAAACCCGAGACCAGCGCCGGAAAGCGCCATCAACCCTTTTTTGCCAAGCGGGGTGGAGATGATCCCCCTAAGGAGCCGCAGCATACCATTCCTTGCAGATCGGTCTGATTTTGAAGTAAGTTGCCAGAAGGATCGCTCCCTGGATTATGGAATTGTGGTAAGCGTTCACCAGCACCTCATCTTCGCCCATTCCGGCCTGCTCGAATAGCACCAGTATGCTTCGCAGTCCCGAATGAACGAATCTAAGCCACTGGTAAACGCTTACGGGCATGAGATTACCGTAAATCCATACCCCCGGTGAACGGTTACGAATTGTGATTACCGTTGCAAAGCCTAACAGACAAGAGAAAAAATGACAATATCCGAGCCACGTTACCGCCAACTGTATGCCAGCGGGGAATTAGCCGCAAGAAGGGATGCGGCCCTTGAACAGCTTAAGGAGTGCCGCCTCTGTCCCCGTGCCTGCGGCAGGAACCGGGTCGCCGATGAGGCCGGCTTCTGTTGCACCGGTTCCCGGGCCAAGGTTGCCAGCTATTCTCCTCACTTTGGCGAGGAGGGCCCCCTGGTCGGAACGGGCGGTTCGGGAACCATCTTTTTTAGCAACTGCAACCTGGGCTGCGTCTTCTGTCAGAACTACGAGATATCCCACCTCGGTGAAGGGGTGGAGGTTGACAGCGGCCAACTGGCCGCGATCATGCTCAGCCTGGAGAAACAGGGCTGCCATAATATCAACTTCGTTACCCCCAGCCACCTGGTGCCCCAGATCCTGGCCAGCCTGGTTATTGCCGCTGAGCACGGCCTGTCGCTGCCCCTGGTTTACAACTCCGGCGGCTATGACTCGGTGGCTACCCTGCGGCTTCTGGACGGGGTCATTGATATCTACATGCCGGATTTCAAGTTCTGGGATCCAGCCACAGGCATGCGTTACACCAAGGCACCTGATTATCCGGACCGGGCCCGGGCCGCGATCAGGGAGATGCACCGCCAGGTGGGCGATCTGGTTATCGATGACCGGGGCCTGGCAGTGCAGGGGCTTCTGGTCAGGCACCTGGTCATGCCCGGCGGGCTTGACCAGACCGGGGCGATCCTTGGTTTCCTGGCCCGGGACATTTCAAAAAACACCTATGTCAATGTGATGGACCAGTACCGTCCCTGCGGCCGGGCCGATGAGTTCCCGCCCCTGGACCGGCGCACCAGCCGACAGGAGTATGAACAGGCCCTGGCCCTGGCCCGGGAGGCGGGCCTCATTCGGCTGGACCGCAGGGAGTGGTCCCGGATGCTGTACCAGCTGGCATCTGTTGATGGATGAGTGATCACCCGGGTCGAAGGGAGGGAGGGGAGTCAGGCCGGCATCACTGTTTCCGGGGAAGTGATCGGGCTGCCGTCGCCCTGCTCCCCGGTCGGCCGGGGCAGGCTGAAGACAAAGGTGGTCCCCGGGCCGGGCCGGTTCCTTACCCAGATCCGGCCCTGGTGATGTTCAACGATTCCCTTGCAGATTGCCAGGCCCAGACCGGTGCCCTTGGGCTTGCCGTCATCCCGGTCCTTGAGCTGGTGGAATTTTTCAAAGATCCGCTTCCGTTCCTCCGCCGGAATGCCGGGGCCGTTGTCAGTGACCTCCACCTGCACTGTTTCCCTCAACTCATACATCCGGACCAGCACCCGGCCCTTTTCCGGCGGGCAGAAATGGACCCCGTTGGAGACCAGGTTGATCACCACCTGCATGATCCGGTCCCGGTCCACCAGCATGGGCACCGGCCAGGGCGGCAGTTGTTTGTCGAGCCGGACCGATTTTTCTTGAAACAACTGGCTGGTGGCCAACAGGGCCTCTTCCACCACCCCGCGCAGGTCAGTGGACTCGGGATTCCATTCGACCCGGTTGGCCTCGAGCTTGGCCAGGTCCAGGATCCGGTTGATCAGCCGGGTGAGCCGTTCGCTCTCCTTGACGATGATCCCCAGGAATTTACCATGCTCCTCCGGAGAGATATCCGGGTTGTCCTGCAGGATTTCGGAAAAGGCCCGGATCGAGGTCAGCGGGGTCCGCAGTTCGTGGCTCACCGTGGAAACGAACTCGTTTTTCATCCGGTCCAGTTCCTTGAGCCGTTCGTTGGCTGCCTGGAGCTTGCGGGTGGCTGCCTCCAGTTCCCGGGATTTTTCCTCCAGCCGGTGACTGTATTCAATGACCTGGGAGGTCTCGTCAAGGATCTTCATCACCCCTTCCATGCTCAAGGCCTCGGCTTCACCCTGGATTACCGTGGAGACCATGATCCGGGCCGAGGCCGCGCCAATGGCGCCGGAGAGTAACCTTTCGGCAAACTCGATCAGGTTGGCGTCGGCCTGGACGTCGGCGGGCAGTTCAATGCCCCTGGTCCGGGCGTAGCCGGTAAAGGCCTTTTCCGCCCGGCCCCGGCCGATGAAGCGGGTCACCAGCCCCTTGAGATCAGCGACCATCGCGGTACCGCGATGGAGAAAGACGTCATCGCTGTCAATGTCCTGTTCAAAGATGTCGACGAACAGGGTTGCCTGGATCCGTTCGATGGTGTTCTGCCGGGTGAAGAGGGAGACTCCCACCAGCAGGCCGATGTTGGCGAGCATGCTCCAGAACACCGCATGGGTAATCGGATCGAACATATCCAGGCCAAAGAGTGCATAGGGCCGCAGGGCCTGGATTGCCAGCGGGCCCTGTTCGAGAAAGGAGCCGGGCAGCCAGCCTGTTTTGGCAAATGCCGGCAGGAGCAGGGTATAGGCCCAGACGATGAAGCCGGCCATCAGCCCGGCAATGGCGCCCTGGCGGCTGGCGCCTTTCCAGTAGATGCCCGCCAGGATCGCCGGCGCGAACTGGGCCGCCGCCGCAAAAGAGACCAGGCCGATGGAGACCAGGGCATAGGACTCGCCGATCAACCGGACATAGAGGTAGCTCAA from Desulfobacterales bacterium harbors:
- a CDS encoding succinate dehydrogenase cytochrome b subunit; its protein translation is MLRLLRGIISTPLGKKGLMALSGAGLGFFLLIHLLGNLTAFMGRQAFLSYAEHLHRLGPLIQLFEAMLVSLFAVHVILAALLYLENLRARPQRYAVYKRQAGHWGARTMPYTGLVILVFVLVHLANFHFTNGEVEIADLVRSTLHQPGYGLFYILSMAALGLHLSHGFWSMFQSLGLSHPKYEPLVRNGALAISLLIGAVFILIPTLAMLSQRFLLE
- a CDS encoding radical SAM protein; the encoded protein is MTISEPRYRQLYASGELAARRDAALEQLKECRLCPRACGRNRVADEAGFCCTGSRAKVASYSPHFGEEGPLVGTGGSGTIFFSNCNLGCVFCQNYEISHLGEGVEVDSGQLAAIMLSLEKQGCHNINFVTPSHLVPQILASLVIAAEHGLSLPLVYNSGGYDSVATLRLLDGVIDIYMPDFKFWDPATGMRYTKAPDYPDRARAAIREMHRQVGDLVIDDRGLAVQGLLVRHLVMPGGLDQTGAILGFLARDISKNTYVNVMDQYRPCGRADEFPPLDRRTSRQEYEQALALAREAGLIRLDRREWSRMLYQLASVDG
- a CDS encoding sensor histidine kinase → MLPDWLIILIAFSYLSLLFAIAYFADQRADAGRSVTSNPYVYTLSIAVYCTAWTFYGSVGRAASTGVGFLPIYIGPTLMAALWWFVLRKIIRISKAHRITSIADFIASRYGKSTRIGGLVTIIAVVGIMPYISLQLKAVSTSFQVLLHFPAVQFPQAHTGLSLWSDTALWVSLAMALFSILFGTRHIDATERHEGMVAAIAFESLVKLLAFSAVGIYITFFLFDGPAELFSWIPQYPKLGELLQLEALPGGYANWLSLTFLSMMAILFLPRQFQVLVVENVDEQHLKKAMWLFPLYLLAINIFVLPISFAGLMLFPDGSIDPDTFVLILPLTEGQNLLALFAFLGGLSAATGMVIVATVALSTMVCNDLVMPILLRTPALQQRKELSGLLLAIRRGSIVAILFLSYLYVRLIGESYALVSIGLVSFAAAAQFAPAILAGIYWKGASRQGAIAGLMAGFIVWAYTLLLPAFAKTGWLPGSFLEQGPLAIQALRPYALFGLDMFDPITHAVFWSMLANIGLLVGVSLFTRQNTIERIQATLFVDIFEQDIDSDDVFLHRGTAMVADLKGLVTRFIGRGRAEKAFTGYARTRGIELPADVQADANLIEFAERLLSGAIGAASARIMVSTVIQGEAEALSMEGVMKILDETSQVIEYSHRLEEKSRELEAATRKLQAANERLKELDRMKNEFVSTVSHELRTPLTSIRAFSEILQDNPDISPEEHGKFLGIIVKESERLTRLINRILDLAKLEANRVEWNPESTDLRGVVEEALLATSQLFQEKSVRLDKQLPPWPVPMLVDRDRIMQVVINLVSNGVHFCPPEKGRVLVRMYELRETVQVEVTDNGPGIPAEERKRIFEKFHQLKDRDDGKPKGTGLGLAICKGIVEHHQGRIWVRNRPGPGTTFVFSLPRPTGEQGDGSPITSPETVMPA